The Streptomyces pratensis genomic interval GGCGGCGGGCGGCTCGTACGGGTAGTCCACCGCGTCCGCGATGTCACCGCCGTGCACCCAGCACTCGAAGGCCCGCTCCAGGAGCGAGTCCTGCAGCGGGAGGGCGAAGTCGCCGTACGGCACGGAGAGCTCCGCGACACCGCGGCCCGCGAACGACACCGTGCGGACGAGGGAGTGGCTCTGGTCACGCCACGGCTCCCGCACGGTCCGGGTGAGCGGCCGGAAGGCTGCCGACCAGTACGTCTCCGTGCGCGCGGTCGGTGTCGGCGGGGAGTCGGCGCCCTTCCCGAGCGGGTCGTCCAGACCGAGCACCTTGGACACCAGGCCGTCGACGGCCGTCAGATGCCCGATCACCCCGGCGACCGTCGTCCTGCGGTTCACCTGGCGGTCGTCCTCGAACCACTTCAGCCGTACCGGCGCGTGCCACTCCGAGTCGCCGATGTCCCGCAGCAGGGCGTCGAGCCGCGCGGTCTCCGCGTCGTACGGCTCGGCCCACGAAGGGACGGGGATGCGCGCGGGGCGCCGGCCCAGACATCCCTCCAGCACCCGGGACCGGAGCATCGGGTCCAGGTCGAGGGTGCCGTCGGTGTGCAGCAGGCCCACGGCGTCGCGCAGCCGCAGCGCCTCGTCGGCGCACCGCGCACAGGAGGTGAGGTGCTCCTCCACCGCAACGGTCTCATCGGCGGAGCAGGCGGCCAGCGCCCAGGCACCGAGGAGGGACTTCAGCACCTTGTGAGGGAGCGGCGGAGCAGGCGGTTCAGGCGGATCCGGTGGTTCGGGAGGCTTCGGCGGTTCGGGAGGTTCCGGGGGCTCCGAACCCCCGGGCCTGACCGGAGGCAGCTGCTCCTGGTCGTCCGCGGCCGCCCGCGGTCCCGGTATGCGCCGCTCGACCGGCTGGTCCCCGTCGCGGCCGCCGCCATGTCCCCCGTTCACGGTGTCGGCCCGTATCCGGGTGGCGCCGAGTCCGCCGACGGCCGGATGTTCGCGGTGGAGAGCAGCTGAAGGCCGAGGCGCAGCCTGCGCCGGGCCTCGTCCCCGGTGACGCCGAGGTCGGCGGCGGTCTGCCGGTAGTCCCGCCGCTGGACGTACGCGAGCTCCAGCGCGGCACGCAGCGACGCGGGCATGGAGGCGACGATGTAGTCGGCGCGAGCCGCGGCGGTCGCCTTGAGCACCCGGTGCTCCAGCTCCTCGGCCCCCTCGTCCGCCTCCGCGGACCCGGCGCCGCCGTGCGTGCCGCGGAGCCGCTGTACGGACTGGCGGTGGGTGAGCCGTGCCACCCAGGAGCGCATGGAGCCGTGCTTGGGGTCGTACGCGCCGGGGTTCTCCCAGACGTAGCCGAAGACCTCGCGCGTCACCTGGTCCGCGGCGTCCTCGTCGTCGAGCATGCGGTGGGCCTGGCTGTGCACGAGGGCCGCGAACCGGTCGTAGAGCTCGCCGAGGGCCGCCGCCTCGCCACGCGTCAGCCGCTGCTGCATCCGGCGGTCCCAGCGCGGTGGTGCGTCCTTCGCCATCGAGCCCCCAGCCCTGTGCCTCTCGTCACGTCGAATGTAGTCGGCGGCATGGCCGGGGCACGTACCTTTCCGGCAAGTACGTCCCTTGAGTGGCGCCGGATGATAATGAATGCTTCACCCCTTGCCCTTTCCTGATCGCGTAAACGATCCTGAAGTGATCATTTCTGGACGGACCCTGAGCCAGGCCGGTGGGTGGAAGAGCGTTTCACCGGCGGGCGATGCGGGCAGCCGCGAGGGGGAACGGAAACTTCCGGATCCTCCGGAGCCCCCGGGACGAGAGGCCGAGTCGCGTGACGCTGAAGGTGTACGAGACCGAGCAGGACGCGTGGACCGTGCTGCGGATCCACGGCGAGCTCGACCTCGTGAGCTCACCCGTCGTGCGCCAGTCCGTCCACGGGGCGGTGGCCGCGGGACAGCACGACGTGGTCCTGGACCTCTCCGGCGTCCTCTTCTGCGACTCCAGCGGCGTGGGCGTCCTGATCGCCAGCCGTCGCCTCATGAAGTCCTGCGGCGGCCGGCTGAGGCTGATCCTCCCGGCCCGCGGCGCGGTCGACGGCTCACACGTCAACAAGGTGCTGGGCGCCCTGGGCGTACGCCGGCTCTTCGACGTCTACCCCGACGCTGACGCCGCCACCGACGACGAATCCCGGCCGCTCACCGCGTGACACGCCGGTCCGGCGCGAGGTTGTCACACCACTGATGGGAGTTGGTGACACGTGACCCCTCTCGGCGTCGTACGCTCCCCGCATGGACAGCGCAGAGTACGAGCGCAAGATCGCACACCGCTTCGCCGCCTTCGACCAGGACGGCAACGGCTACATCGATCGCGCCGATTTCAACGCCGCCGCGGCCCGTCTGCTCACCGAGTTCGGCACGACGGCCCGCTGCGACCGGGGCCAGTCGCTCTACACGGGTGCCGAGGCCTTCTGGCAGGGCATGGCGGGCATCGCCGACGTGGACGGGGACCAGCGCGTCACCCGCGAGGAGTTCGTCGGCGGGGCCGTCAAACGGCTACGTGACAACCCGGATCGCTTCGCGGAGATCGCACGGCCCTTCCTGCGCGCGGCGATCGCCGTCGCCGCCGGCGCGGACCCCGAGGGCACCGTGACCGCCCCGGTCGCAGCGGTGGAGCGGGCCCTGCGGGTGCTGGGCGCGGCGGACGACATCGCGAGCGTCGCGGCCAGGAGCCTGGACACGGACCAGGACGGCCGGATCGCCGAGGCGGAGGCGGTCGCCGCCTTCTCCGCGTACTTCACCGTGATCGAGCCCGACGCGTAGTGCCCGTGGGCCGGGCCGGGGACCGGCCTCGGGCCGGGGACGTGACCGGGCAGGGGACTTACCGGCCGGGGACGTGACCGCGCCGGAGTAGCGACCGCGCCGGAGTAGCGACCGGGCGGGAGAAGCGGCCGGCCCGGAAACGCCATGTGCCCGAAGACGTTGTCGCCGGGCCGCAGAGGAAGCCCCCCGTCCGGCCCCGGAACGCACCCCAGGGGTCGGCGCCGACGGTGGGACGCGCGTCAACACGCCGGACGCGATGAGCAGTTCGTGCCCTCCCTCGGTCCCGTCCGGAGTGCGTCCGGGCCGGGACCCGGTGCCGGGGCCCGGGCAGTCGTGGCTGACCGGAGGTGTGCGGACGGCGTTTCGCGGGTGACGCAGCGCATCCGGATTGAGGGTGTGCCCCGGGGGCGGCCCGTGACCGGGCGGAGTCATCGGCCCGCGCTCGGGTACGCTCCGTTGGATGCGAGTGGCACTGGAACCGGAGGATCCGGATGTGGCCCCTGTGGCCGCCCCGGGCGGTGCGCGGTGTCCTGCTCGCGGCCCACGGAGCTGCGACGGGCTCCCCGGGGGCACGGTCCCCGGGGTGGTGGCGCGCTTCTGTTCGACTCCTCGCAGCACGCGTCGCACAGTATGGACCACGCGTACTCCTTCGCGCTGGAATATGCCCGAAGCGCTTGTTGCGGTGACTGTACGTCAACCATGCTGTCTCGCACGGGAGTCACGTTCCGTGACCCTGAGGAGGCGCGAGGCGATGTGTCCGCCGGTTCGGATGGTGTGAGCGGTGCAGGTGCTTCAGGTTCAGCTGGAGGTCGGGCCGGATCCCGCAGAGGTGGGGCGGGCCCGCAGATGGGCGCGGTCCCGGCTGATCGGGTCCGGGATGGAGGACGACGAGCCGCTCGCGGAAACGCTCATCCTGCTGATCTCGGAGCTCGTCACCAACGCGGTGGTCCACACGGGCTGTCCGGCGGTGCTGCGGATGCTGTTCGGCCCGGCGAATCCGACCGGTTCGGCGGGGACGGTGCGGGTCGAGGTCGCCGACACCAGCTGCCGTCCGCCCCAGCCGCGTCACGCGGAGGGTGAGGACACCGGCGGACGTGGCCTGGAGCTGGTGGACGGCCTGGCGGACCGCTGGGGCTGGCAGCCGGAGGGCGCCGGCAAGCGGATCTGGTGCGAGATCGACCGGAGCGGCCCGGTGATGCTCCCGGTGATCCAGGAGCAGCCCGGCGACCGTGCCCGGCTCTGAGGGGACGCTCAGCGTTTCGCGGCCGCCGACGACCGGAACGTCCGCCGGTAGACGGTGGGCGACACGCCCAGTGCGGCCTGTACGTGCTGCCGCAGGGAGGTGGCCGTGCCGAAGCCGGCGTCCCGTGCCACCTGGTCGACCGACAGGTCCGTGGACTCCAGCAGTTGCCGCGCCCGCTCCACCCTCTGCCGGGCCAGCCACTGACCCGGGCTGATGCCGACCTCCTCGCGGAAGCGGCGGGTGAAGGTGCGCACGCTCATCGACTCCTGCCGTGCCATGTCGCTCAGCAGGATGGGCTCTTCCAGCCGCCCCAGCGCCCAGGTCCGCGCCGCCGTCGTCGTGGCGAGCCCCGCCTCGGGCATCGGACGACGGATGAACTGGGCCTGACCGCCGTCGCGGTGGGGAGGGACGACGGTACGGCGGGCGACGTCGTTGGCGACGGCGGTGCCGTGGTCGCGCCGCACGATGTGCAGGCACAGATCGATCCCCGCGGCCACACCGGCCGAGGTCAGGACGTCCCCGTCGTCGATGAACAGGACGTCCGGGTCGACGCGGATCTCCGGGAAGAGCCGCTGGAAATGGTCGGCCGAGGACCAGTGGGTGGTGGCGGGGCGCCCGTCCAGGCGCCCGGCGGCGGCGAGGACGTAGCCGCCCGTGCAGATGGAGACCAGCCGGGTCCCCGGCCTGATGTACGCGAACGCGGCGGCCAGCTCTCCCGTCAGTCTGCCCTCCTCGTACACGGGGCCGAGTTCGTAGGAGGCGGGCACGACGACCGTGTCGGCGGTGGCGAGTGCGTCGGGGCCGTGCTCGACCATGATGCTGAAGTCGGCGTCGGTGCGGACCGGGCCAGGCGGGCGGACGGAGCAGGTCACGACGGCGTAGAGCTTCTCGCCCGTGCCGGGGGCCTCCGCTCTCTGCGCGCGGCCGAAGATGCGCTGCGGGATGCCCAGTTCGAATGGGATCACTCCGTCAAGGGCGAGCACGACGACACGGTGGCGCATCTCGACTCCTGCTCTGCCACGGATTGGGCGCTACCCGGCGCCGCCTGATAGACGTACCGGCCATGAAGAGAAAGCAGACGGGCGGCGCATCCATTCCCCGGGACGTCGCCGTTCGCGCGACGGCCGCCGCGGCGGCGCTCGTGACCGTGGCGTCGGGCCTCGGTGTCCGCTCGGCGGCCGAGGGGGACGTCGCGAAGTACGCGGGTGACGCCCTCTACACCGTGCTGATCCACGCCCTCGTGGTCCTCCTCCTGCCCAGGGTCCGGCCGTCGAGCGCCGCGGGCGCCGCGCTGGCCCTGAGCTGGGCCGTGGAACTGGCCCAGCTCACGGGCGTCCCGGCCGAGCTGGCGCGGCAGAGTGCGGTGGCACGGCTGGTGCTGGGCTCGACGTTCAACGCCCCGGACCTCTTCTGGTACGTGGTGGGCGCGGCCCTGGCCTGGGCCGTCCACAGCCGGCTGCCGTCCGGGCGCTCCCTCGCACCGGCCTGATCCGGTGGCCCGATTCCTGCGAAGGGTGTCTGTCCAGCCACTCGTCCGGGGGCTGCCGCCGGACGGATGCTGATCGGCGTGACCCAGACAACCGACAGCGCGACGATCGAGAGCGCTCCCCGCCGCCGCTCCCGTCCGCGGATACACCGTGCGTGGATCGTCGCCGC includes:
- a CDS encoding RNA polymerase sigma factor — protein: MAKDAPPRWDRRMQQRLTRGEAAALGELYDRFAALVHSQAHRMLDDEDAADQVTREVFGYVWENPGAYDPKHGSMRSWVARLTHRQSVQRLRGTHGGAGSAEADEGAEELEHRVLKATAAARADYIVASMPASLRAALELAYVQRRDYRQTAADLGVTGDEARRRLRLGLQLLSTANIRPSADSAPPGYGPTP
- a CDS encoding DUF2809 domain-containing protein; protein product: MKRKQTGGASIPRDVAVRATAAAAALVTVASGLGVRSAAEGDVAKYAGDALYTVLIHALVVLLLPRVRPSSAAGAALALSWAVELAQLTGVPAELARQSAVARLVLGSTFNAPDLFWYVVGAALAWAVHSRLPSGRSLAPA
- a CDS encoding ATP-binding protein; amino-acid sequence: MQVLQVQLEVGPDPAEVGRARRWARSRLIGSGMEDDEPLAETLILLISELVTNAVVHTGCPAVLRMLFGPANPTGSAGTVRVEVADTSCRPPQPRHAEGEDTGGRGLELVDGLADRWGWQPEGAGKRIWCEIDRSGPVMLPVIQEQPGDRARL
- a CDS encoding EF-hand domain-containing protein, which produces MDSAEYERKIAHRFAAFDQDGNGYIDRADFNAAAARLLTEFGTTARCDRGQSLYTGAEAFWQGMAGIADVDGDQRVTREEFVGGAVKRLRDNPDRFAEIARPFLRAAIAVAAGADPEGTVTAPVAAVERALRVLGAADDIASVAARSLDTDQDGRIAEAEAVAAFSAYFTVIEPDA
- a CDS encoding GlxA family transcriptional regulator, coding for MRHRVVVLALDGVIPFELGIPQRIFGRAQRAEAPGTGEKLYAVVTCSVRPPGPVRTDADFSIMVEHGPDALATADTVVVPASYELGPVYEEGRLTGELAAAFAYIRPGTRLVSICTGGYVLAAAGRLDGRPATTHWSSADHFQRLFPEIRVDPDVLFIDDGDVLTSAGVAAGIDLCLHIVRRDHGTAVANDVARRTVVPPHRDGGQAQFIRRPMPEAGLATTTAARTWALGRLEEPILLSDMARQESMSVRTFTRRFREEVGISPGQWLARQRVERARQLLESTDLSVDQVARDAGFGTATSLRQHVQAALGVSPTVYRRTFRSSAAAKR
- a CDS encoding zf-HC2 domain-containing protein, coding for MNGGHGGGRDGDQPVERRIPGPRAAADDQEQLPPVRPGGSEPPEPPEPPKPPEPPDPPEPPAPPLPHKVLKSLLGAWALAACSADETVAVEEHLTSCARCADEALRLRDAVGLLHTDGTLDLDPMLRSRVLEGCLGRRPARIPVPSWAEPYDAETARLDALLRDIGDSEWHAPVRLKWFEDDRQVNRRTTVAGVIGHLTAVDGLVSKVLGLDDPLGKGADSPPTPTARTETYWSAAFRPLTRTVREPWRDQSHSLVRTVSFAGRGVAELSVPYGDFALPLQDSLLERAFECWVHGGDIADAVDYPYEPPAAAHLHRMIDLAARLLPATLAGRRRAGLAAPARHLVTAGSPGRSLHLEVEGRGGGDWYIALDSPAALGSPAHTVAQVALDGVEFCRLVAGHVPPVEAAAGQEGDREAIRDVLFAAASLSRL
- a CDS encoding STAS domain-containing protein, which codes for MTLKVYETEQDAWTVLRIHGELDLVSSPVVRQSVHGAVAAGQHDVVLDLSGVLFCDSSGVGVLIASRRLMKSCGGRLRLILPARGAVDGSHVNKVLGALGVRRLFDVYPDADAATDDESRPLTA